A part of Bubalus bubalis isolate 160015118507 breed Murrah chromosome 6, NDDB_SH_1, whole genome shotgun sequence genomic DNA contains:
- the LOC123334192 gene encoding basic proline-rich protein-like — protein MGKGGSLAGGCHAPWGASWRPPRIPTPGGAPWGRSQAEARAAGSSGAECGRRSFRGKGTARRAAGRGLREEAAPDRVRPCCAGLRGAAAASASCSAALPLARSAASPGRTPDLHAPAPGVARRLPGPPPPRRGFGLSPGLASKRGDPPSPASLRTSIPGRVTPTLPTDFPRRSPCCPHHHRPDPTFSPAYPTFAPSASPSPSPCLPHRAPVLTAPILPPPSPRSHAPLRCLLATPPRLCRSPLLQQAPLSSSIKPVPLPFALGSPRARPACRPQPGPPRPLRQAPSPPITAPPAPLLRRFPPPLGAAAPTAPAPAPRCARSAAASPDRAGCGSARAALCPWPAAAEARALGLCPAARAAAPGRRGPGRAGGTDPSRLAPGCRRRHPWVFRVPAGDGGLAAAAGRPGDAGRWPEWWRGLGPAVRCSEGARGAGRGRLRGLLPR, from the coding sequence ATGGGGAAAGGGGGCTCGCTGGCGGGGGGCTGTCATGCTCCATGGGGAGCGAGCTGGCGCCCCCCTCGCATCCCCACGCCGGGAGGAGCTCCGTGGGGCAGGAGCCAGGCGGAGGCCCGGGCCGCGGGAAGCTCCGGGGCTGAGTGCGGCCGCCGCAGTTTCCGGGGGAAGGGGACGGCGCGGCGCGCGGCGGGGCGAGGGCTGCGGGAGGAGGCGGCCCCGGACCGTGTGCGCCCGTGCTGCGCGGGGCTGCGCGGGGCGGCGGCCGCCAGTGCGTCCTGCTCTGCTGCGCTTCCGCTCGCCCGCTCCGCAGCCTCTCCCGGGCGGACCCCAGACCTCCATGCACCAGCGCCTGGAGTCGCACGCCGTCTGCCGGGACCGCCGCCGCCGAGAAGGGGGTTCGGGCTAAGCCCGGGGCTGGCATCCAAGCGCGGGGACCCGCCGTCGCCCGCGTCCCTCCGCACTTCCATCCCCGGGCGCGTCACCCCGACCCTTCCTACTGATTTTCCTCGCCGCTCACCATGTTGCCCCCATCACCACCGCCCAGACCCCACCTTCAGTCCGGCCTACCCCACCTTCGCCCCCAGTGCAAGCCCCTCGCCGTCTCCGTGTTTGCCCCATCGGGCCCCCGTCCTCACCGCGcccatccttcccccaccttCGCCCCGTTCCCACGCCCCACTCCGCTGCCTCCTCGCCACCCCTCCCCGTTTATGCCGCAGCCCCCTCCTGCAGCAAgcccccctttcctcctccatcaAGCCCGTTCCCCTCCCCTTCGCTCTCGGCAGCCCCCGTGCCCGCCCCGCCTGCCGCCCCCAGCCAGGCCCGCCTCGCCCACTGCGGCAAGCCCCTTCCCCGCCAATCACAGCGCCCCCGGCCCCCCTCCTGCGGCGCTTCCCCCCTCCCCTCGGCGCTGCCGCGCCCACTGCGCCAGCGCCCGCTCCTCGCTGCGCCAGGAGCGCTGCCGCCTCTCCAGACCGCGCCGGCTGCGGCTCCGCGCGTGCGGCCCTCTGTCCCTGGCCGGCGGCCGCTGAAGCCCGGGCGCTCGGCCTTTGTCCCGCCGCCCGCGCTGCCGCCCCGGGGCGGCGGGGTCCCGGAAGGGCCGGAGGGACGGACCCCTCCCGCCTGGCGCCGGGGTGTCGCAGGCGACACCCCTGGGTTTTTCGGGTCCCCGCCGGTGACGGAGGCTTGGCGGCGGCTGCGGGCCGGCCCGGTGATGCTGGCAGGTGGCCGGAATGGTGGAGGGGCTTGGGGCCGGCGGTGAGGTGCTCCGAGGGGGCTAggggagcggggcgggggcggtTGCGGGGTCTGTTGCCGCGTTAG